AACGCCGCGTCTCGTTGTATTTCAAACTCAATCAGTTGATCCTCAAAATAGAATACCAACCAACCACGCGTGCTATTGGCGACCAGTATTTGATGCTGTACTTGCACCCAATACAACTGGTACGCCTCGCTTTGTTCTCGGTGAGCTTGCACATCCTCAAAAACTGACTGGCAAGGACATTTCAGTTCAACGGGTTCGCCCGCATCGTTGATGCCATCAAAGCTGGCTCGAAAGATTGCGTTATGATCGGCTTCTGCACATAACGGCAGAAGAAAGTCATTATGCGCATTCTCAAATGCTCGCCTTGCTTGAGGCTCCAACCTTATACCGCGAAGCACATTTGGATTATTCGACAGGTCTTCCGGTAATACGAATCCGGTTTTTTCTGCCCATAATCGCCAAGGTGTTTTGTAGGGTGAACGCCCCATAATAATTGGGGCTTCAGATGCCGTAACCCCTGCAATGCGCCACTCGTGCCATGCAGGAGTACGTTGTGATAGGTCGATAACCTTCATATTGTCTCCTTTGAGGGGGAGACTCCCCCGAAGGAGAGAACTCCCCTTCAGGGTTAAGTGGTTACTTTGCAGCTTGTGCTAACGCTGTTTGGTGCTGAACAACACTTGCTTGAACCGAATCAATTGCCGCTTTACCGGCTTGAATCGAACCTACGACAAGGGCAACAACCAATACCAAGCGAAAAAGTGAGGCTGATTTAGTCATGGAAGATCTCCAAAAAAAAGACGAGACCTTCCCCCTGACGGGAGAATAATCCCGCCAGGGTTAGTAAAATGAATGCGTGGCGCTAAGAAGCTAAAGGCTGTGAGAGCGCTTTGGCTGCTTGTTGTTGTGCATTAAATATTTCTTGTTTCGCAAACGTCAGTTCAACACCCTGAAAATGTTCATTGGCATATTCCAATGCACTATTCCAAGCGTTTGAAGCTTCCGCCCGCTCGATAAGCTTGTAAACAAGCCCTCGGGTTCGATCATCAACTTGCTCGGGTGGAATCACAGGTGGCTCAACAACGTGTGTTGCTTGGCCTTCGATAATTCGCTCCGCTTCGTCTTGATCGAAAATTCCCACAAAGCCAAACGCAATGCGGGAACACTGGATCATGGATTTATGCCTTAGCATTCGCTTAGTGTGCGTCTGCCATGGACCATCTACCCGGTAAGGGCCATTTTTGCCGTTACCTTCAAAAGGTGGTCGATAGACTTCATCCAGATACTCAGTGATTTTGACTGGGTGCGAACGGTCGCGCCGGTAGATGATGCATTCCATCCATTCAGGGCATTCTTTCGCGCCATCCAGTGAGACTTTGTTTTCTGAAGTCTTAAACTCCATGCCATCAAACTGGTCGTGTTGATTGATGATGCGAGACCATCCATCGACACCTACCACTGGAATAATTCCAGCTTGCTTATCAGGGAACGCAAAAATCTCTTTGGTGAAAGGGTTCAAGCCGTACTGATCTGCAACCACCAAGAGCGCCATCATCTGCTCATTGGTCGGTGCACTACCGTCACGTTGCTTGAATGCTGTTGCTTTTAGGGTATCGAACAACTTGTTTGGATCGACACTAAAGCGCTCAGCAAAGCGTTGGATTAGCTTTGGTTTTTCCATTGTGGACTCCGACAATCAAAGTGGGAGTCTGACCCTGACGGGAAAGTACTCCCGGCTGGGTTAAAGCGTTTTCGCTCGGTTAAAAATCTGGTTCAGGATAAGTTTGTGCCCAATTAGTTTGGGAGCTCGCATCATCCGCCGGTGATGGCTCAGATGCTTTGTTCACATTATCAAGAAGCAGAAACTCGTCCGCGTCCACTTCGGTCAATCGATGCTTAATGCCATCTTTCTCCCATGAGCGCGTGCGCTGGGGCCCTTGAACAAAAAGCTTCGCTCCTTTTTGGATCAAATCTTTTGCCCTTAGCCCTAACTTAAATCCACCACGATCTCGAAAAACGACCCGATGCCATTCCGTATGCTCTTTGAGCTCATTGGATTGACGGTCGCGCCATTTCTCAGAAGTGGCCAGCGAAATGCTGGTCACCAAATCACCTGATGGATAGGCTCGCGTCTCTGGCTCAGAGCCAACGTAGCCTATCAGTGTTACTTGGTTTTTCATGATGTTCTCCTCGTCTTAGTTGAACTCTGTGCACACAGTCGCTTCTACCCGGCTGGGCAAAGAAGACTGACGACGCAGATAGGTTGGTATTTCGAGTAAAGCCATGTCGTACTGATGTGGCTCTTTGTAAAACGCAGATGTCAAACAGGGCATACCAGGAGCTTTAGGCACTGCCATTGGACGACGTTTTGGTGTTGGTGTGAGCAACCGCTTGATTTGAGTAAATACAAATCGAAACGGGCGCACGCTTTGACGAGCAAGCAATCGCAAAAGCGACCAGCTCAGTTTTGCAAGCAACATAATGCCTGCGATTTGGATAATAAATCCGAAGATATATTCCATTGGTGACTCCTTAATTTGGTTGTGAAGGAGTCACCCCAACTGGGGAAAACTCCCCCAGTTGGGTGGTGAAAAAGCGAACCGTAAGGAACGCATAGTTGAGCATGTAGAAACATGCAGGCTATTTGTTTAAGGAGGCTAGCTACCTCTTAGTGCCACTGAGAAAACTCAGCAGCGGGCTTCCTTTGAGCTCATGCTCTCAGGCGCAGATATCACTGAAACAGATCAGCAATATTTAATAGTCAGTTTAACCGTCTTATCCAGACAGGATAGTCAGAAAGATGCTCAATTCTTCCACCTAGCTGAAAGGCCATTACCGCACAGAGGATTAGGCTAGGGACTGATTATTGTCATATCAGGAGCAAACTTATGGCCCAAGCAAAACCCAATTATTCAAAACCCATCTTTGAACAATCATTCACAATTAATAGCTTACAGGCGCAACGTGTCGTTGACCGTGTTTTTAGACGGACGGTCAGTGCGCTCTACGGAATCGATGTCATCCTACGCATCATTGGCGATGAGAACGAAATTGATGAAGTGGAACAGATCATTAGCCAGCTGATCGAGGATTGCGCTAAGGCGGTAGACAACGAACAAGCTCGTTTGGACAAACTGATGGAGTCCAACGGAATCGATGAAGTACCTGACTACACCGATCCGATTACCTTCAACGCCAAAATCAGCTCGCCTCAGGTTGGCCAGTTTGTTGGCTTAGTGCGCAAACTCGATGCGTTGATGATCTCAATGGACACACTCTGGTTATCTAGCGTGCTTAGCAACAAGCAACGTGTTGATGGCAACTACGCATGGCAACAGCGCATTATCAAACTTGCACGACGCATTATTGATATCGAAATTCGAGCACGAAAATCAGCCCAAGCTAAGGGTAAAGAAGCAGAAGTTGAACAAGCGGTGCCTTCAACCGATGACGATATCACTGAAGAGGAAACAGATACCCCCGCCAACTAGCCAGCTAGGCTCCCATCACACAGCCCCTCTCGAAGGGGCTTGAGACTGTTGAAAATTTCTAAAAATACAATTAGAACTGTTGTAGAGTTTATTCGAGTAGACGTAGGCAAGAGCAAAGAGCACCGCAACCTTCACCAGCGAATCAACAAATACGATAATTTGGCAAATAACAGATAGCTTATTAAGCTAAGTTAGATTAATTTATATAAGAGTTGTACTTCAAATTAAGATAGCATAAAGGAGAAGAGCTATGCACAGTGATTTAAATAACGCAATTACACCAAAGACTGATTCTGCAGGAGAAGTTTTTACTCGTGAGGTGTTGAAGTTGAGCGAGCTAGACTCTGAATTATTGTCCGATGTATCAAATATGTTCGGTAAGTGGTTTGAAACTGATCATTGCGATAAAGACATTCGCTAATTTTTTATTGAATGCTTCAATCCCTGCATGTTATATCAGGCTTGGTTCGAAGAAGCTCTGGTGAGACAATCTTTATCGATGCCCTAAAAGCTCTGGGCATCGATTTAAGTTTTAATAGTCTATACGATAAAAGCCTTGTAACGAATAACTTAGAACATCTTGTCGTTGTGGTTATTTTGCCTATTTTGGGTGATAACGACCTAACGGATGAAGTGCGTAATGGCATTGCAAATCTCACATCTCTTGATAGTCATCGGAAGTGCAGCATTGTAGTTGTCGCGCAAGGCGATCGCCATGAATCCGATGAGTTGGTTACGCGTGACACTCCATTTAGCATCAAAGTTCGTCACTTGTTCAGTTGTTTCGGGAACTTCGAGTTGTTGGAAAAAAAACTGGATCAATTTACTGCAACTGCCCTTGCTAGCGAAATTTATGATTATTGCAATGCAACGAAC
The Pseudoalteromonas viridis DNA segment above includes these coding regions:
- a CDS encoding YqaJ viral recombinase family protein, yielding MKVIDLSQRTPAWHEWRIAGVTASEAPIIMGRSPYKTPWRLWAEKTGFVLPEDLSNNPNVLRGIRLEPQARRAFENAHNDFLLPLCAEADHNAIFRASFDGINDAGEPVELKCPCQSVFEDVQAHREQSEAYQLYWVQVQHQILVANSTRGWLVFYFEDQLIEFEIQRDAAFLTELQETALQFWELVQTKKEPSKCPEQDCFVPKGEAQYRWTSLSRQYCSAHAEVVRLENHIKSLKEEMRDAQSKLVAMMGNYAHADYAGVKLSRYMMAGTVDYKQLATDKLGELDEQVLATYRKSPQERLRISTNKPDQPVETPIKISLEQENLVLPGDSPSSFYF
- a CDS encoding single-stranded DNA-binding protein — protein: MKNQVTLIGYVGSEPETRAYPSGDLVTSISLATSEKWRDRQSNELKEHTEWHRVVFRDRGGFKLGLRAKDLIQKGAKLFVQGPQRTRSWEKDGIKHRLTEVDADEFLLLDNVNKASEPSPADDASSQTNWAQTYPEPDF
- a CDS encoding plasmid-related protein, whose translation is MEYIFGFIIQIAGIMLLAKLSWSLLRLLARQSVRPFRFVFTQIKRLLTPTPKRRPMAVPKAPGMPCLTSAFYKEPHQYDMALLEIPTYLRRQSSLPSRVEATVCTEFN
- the bet gene encoding phage recombination protein Bet, giving the protein MEKPKLIQRFAERFSVDPNKLFDTLKATAFKQRDGSAPTNEQMMALLVVADQYGLNPFTKEIFAFPDKQAGIIPVVGVDGWSRIINQHDQFDGMEFKTSENKVSLDGAKECPEWMECIIYRRDRSHPVKITEYLDEVYRPPFEGNGKNGPYRVDGPWQTHTKRMLRHKSMIQCSRIAFGFVGIFDQDEAERIIEGQATHVVEPPVIPPEQVDDRTRGLVYKLIERAEASNAWNSALEYANEHFQGVELTFAKQEIFNAQQQAAKALSQPLAS